A single Dehalococcoidia bacterium DNA region contains:
- a CDS encoding leucine-rich repeat domain-containing protein — MKTKLIYLVLALCLILPAALATGCGDSSPGGISFPDPNLEAAIREAIDKPSGEINQSDLEGLTELDTVSTFQHITDLTGLEHCINLEVLDLDNEEISDLSPIAGLTNLTVLNISWNKLSDISPISGLVNLETLNLDANSGISNIATLSNLTNLTHLSIGGSWGDMISDISPLAGLTKLTTLVLSYNEITDISPLSGLTGLTSLDLSGNEINDIEVLSNLVNLRELILYRNKISDFSSLSSLANLTYLDLGANGIDDVSLLSSLTSLEILNIYFNDIVDITPLASLVKLEILDAQYNEINDISPLCNLSKLEEMDISMNHINSIPDMSGLNMLTTLNLDFNNINEINGLSYLVNLDVISLEQNDITDIQALVINSGISSGDSLNIVGNPLNEDSTDTYIPELEARGVEVFY; from the coding sequence ATGAAAACTAAACTTATTTACCTTGTCTTAGCGTTGTGCCTGATTCTGCCGGCCGCGCTCGCAACAGGCTGCGGCGACTCCTCCCCCGGCGGTATCAGCTTCCCCGACCCCAACCTTGAGGCCGCCATCCGCGAGGCCATAGACAAGCCCAGCGGAGAAATAAATCAATCCGACCTTGAAGGACTGACGGAGCTAGACACAGTATCAACTTTCCAACACATTACCGACCTCACAGGCCTTGAACATTGCATCAATCTAGAAGTGCTCGATCTCGATAATGAAGAAATAAGTGATCTATCCCCTATCGCGGGACTCACAAATCTAACCGTCCTGAATATTAGCTGGAATAAATTGAGCGATATCTCCCCCATCTCGGGTTTGGTCAACTTGGAAACCTTAAATCTCGACGCAAATTCCGGGATTAGCAACATAGCTACACTATCAAACCTCACCAACTTGACCCACCTAAGCATTGGCGGAAGCTGGGGTGATATGATTAGCGATATTTCACCACTCGCAGGATTAACCAAATTGACCACATTGGTTCTTTCCTACAATGAAATTACTGATATCTCGCCGCTTTCAGGCCTGACTGGATTGACGTCGTTAGACTTGTCTGGAAATGAGATAAATGACATCGAAGTTCTCTCAAACCTTGTTAATCTCAGAGAGTTAATCCTTTACAGAAATAAAATAAGTGACTTTTCATCACTTTCCTCTCTTGCCAATCTTACATATTTGGACCTCGGGGCCAACGGCATAGATGACGTCTCATTACTATCAAGCCTTACTAGCCTGGAAATCTTGAATATCTACTTTAACGATATAGTTGACATTACACCGTTAGCCAGCCTCGTTAAACTGGAAATCCTTGACGCTCAATATAATGAAATAAATGACATATCTCCTCTATGTAATTTAAGCAAACTAGAAGAGATGGATATAAGCATGAATCACATAAACAGCATCCCTGACATGTCCGGGCTTAACATGCTGACAACGTTGAATCTCGATTTTAATAATATCAACGAGATTAACGGTTTATCATATCTGGTAAACCTTGATGTTATATCGCTTGAACAAAACGATATTACTGACATACAGGCTCTTGTAATAAATTCAGGAATCTCATCCGGTGACTCCCTTAACATAGTGGGCAACCCGTTAAACGAAGATTCGACAGATACATATATACCTGAGTTGGAAGCTAGAGGCGTGGAGGTGTTTTATTAA
- a CDS encoding leucine-rich repeat domain-containing protein has product MRKSLVRLIICAICALTIALPVTGCGDSSPGGISFPDPNLEAAIREAIDKPSGPINASDLEGLYSLNARDMSIADITGIEYCTKLEGIDLRYNNIVDVSPLANLTNLDMLLLSGNQISDIAPLENLTGLTWLSISYNNNFSEISALSNLANLEVLNIGGNQITDISPLSNLMHLDELSLDCNQITSIEPLIKNTGLSSGDSVNIRDNPLDEDSLNTYIPQLGARGVEVTFDEN; this is encoded by the coding sequence ATGAGGAAATCATTAGTCCGTTTAATCATCTGCGCGATATGCGCGCTTACCATCGCGTTACCAGTTACAGGCTGCGGCGATTCCTCCCCCGGCGGTATCAGCTTCCCCGACCCCAACCTTGAGGCCGCCATCCGCGAGGCGATAGACAAGCCCAGCGGCCCCATCAATGCTTCAGACCTCGAAGGATTGTATTCACTCAATGCCAGAGATATGAGCATCGCAGATATTACCGGCATTGAGTATTGCACCAAATTAGAAGGAATAGACCTTCGCTATAATAATATAGTAGATGTCTCTCCGCTAGCAAATCTCACAAACTTGGATATGTTATTGCTTAGCGGAAATCAAATAAGCGATATTGCACCGCTGGAAAACCTCACTGGTCTTACCTGGCTATCCATTTCATATAACAACAATTTTAGTGAAATATCCGCACTGTCTAACCTGGCAAATCTGGAGGTTCTAAACATCGGAGGTAACCAGATAACCGATATTTCTCCCCTGTCCAACCTTATGCATCTTGATGAGTTATCACTGGACTGTAATCAGATAACCAGCATAGAGCCTCTGATTAAGAATACCGGACTCTCTTCCGGCGACAGTGTTAATATTAGGGATAACCCGCTTGACGAAGATTCTCTGAATACATACATTCCTCAGCTGGGAGCAAGGGGTGTGGAGGTTACTTTCGATGAAAACTAA